One genomic region from Ralstonia pickettii DTP0602 encodes:
- a CDS encoding adenine permease (involved in the transport or adenine~K06901: pbuG; putative MFS transporter, AGZA family, xanthine/uracil permease) encodes MSIPEPASKPGTSSANPPQPHAAPSLIERVFKLREHQTNARTEILAGITTFLTMAYIIFVNPSILGDAGMPKDAVFVATCVAAAIGTLIMGFYANYPIALAPGMGLNAYFAYTVVKGMGFAWEAALGAVFISGCLFLLVTLFRVREMIVNGIPHSIRVAITAGIGLFLAIVALKNAGIVTASPATLVTIGDLHQPPAVLAIVGFFVIVALDHLRVKGAILIGILLTTLLSFVFAGNTFHGVFSAPPSLSPTLFKLDISAALSIGIINVVLVFFLVELFDATGTLMGVANRAGLLKAGRMGRLNKALMADSTAIMAGSFLGTSSTTAYIESASGVQAGGRTGLTAVTVAVLFLAALFIAPLAGTVPAYATAPALLYVSCLMLRELLEIDWNDVTEVVPAVMTALGMPFTYSVANGVAFGFISYAALKLLTGRARGVPVMVWIIAAVFVFKFYYLPGH; translated from the coding sequence ATGTCGATCCCGGAACCCGCTTCCAAGCCGGGCACGTCTTCCGCCAATCCGCCCCAGCCGCACGCCGCGCCTTCGCTGATCGAGCGCGTGTTTAAGCTGCGCGAGCACCAGACCAATGCCCGCACCGAGATCCTCGCCGGCATCACCACGTTCCTGACGATGGCGTACATCATCTTCGTCAACCCGTCGATCCTGGGCGACGCTGGCATGCCCAAGGACGCGGTGTTCGTCGCCACCTGCGTGGCCGCGGCGATCGGCACGCTGATCATGGGCTTCTACGCCAACTACCCGATCGCGCTGGCGCCAGGCATGGGCCTGAACGCCTACTTCGCCTACACCGTGGTCAAGGGCATGGGCTTTGCGTGGGAGGCCGCACTCGGCGCGGTCTTTATCTCCGGCTGCCTGTTCCTGCTGGTGACGCTGTTCCGCGTGCGCGAGATGATCGTCAACGGCATCCCGCATTCGATCCGCGTGGCGATCACCGCGGGCATCGGCCTGTTCCTGGCGATCGTCGCGCTGAAGAACGCCGGCATCGTCACCGCTAGCCCGGCCACGCTGGTGACCATCGGCGACCTGCACCAGCCCCCGGCAGTGCTTGCCATCGTCGGCTTCTTCGTGATCGTGGCGCTGGACCACCTGCGCGTGAAGGGCGCGATCCTGATCGGCATCCTGCTCACCACGCTGCTGAGCTTCGTCTTTGCCGGCAACACATTCCACGGCGTATTCTCCGCGCCACCGTCGCTCAGCCCCACGCTGTTCAAGCTCGATATCAGCGCGGCCTTGTCGATCGGCATCATCAACGTGGTGCTGGTGTTCTTCCTGGTGGAGCTGTTCGACGCCACCGGCACGCTGATGGGCGTGGCCAACCGCGCGGGCCTGCTCAAGGCCGGGCGCATGGGCCGGCTGAACAAGGCGCTGATGGCTGACAGCACGGCGATCATGGCGGGCTCGTTCCTCGGCACGTCGTCCACCACCGCGTATATCGAAAGCGCCTCGGGCGTGCAGGCGGGCGGCCGTACCGGCCTGACCGCGGTGACCGTGGCAGTGCTGTTCCTGGCGGCGCTGTTCATCGCACCGCTGGCGGGCACCGTGCCTGCCTATGCCACCGCACCGGCGCTGCTCTATGTGTCGTGTCTGATGCTGCGCGAGCTGCTCGAGATCGACTGGAACGACGTGACCGAAGTCGTGCCCGCGGTGATGACCGCGCTCGGCATGCCGTTCACGTACTCGGTCGCCAATGGTGTCGCGTTCGGCTTTATCAGCTACGCGGCGCTCAAGCTGCTGACCGGGCGCGCGCGCGGCGTGCCCGTGATGGTGTGGATCATCGCGGCGGTCTTTGTCTTCAAGTTCTATTACCTGCCGGGTCACTGA